One part of the Tunicatimonas pelagia genome encodes these proteins:
- a CDS encoding DUF6364 family protein has product MNTKLTLTIEKEIIERAKNYAKDKNRSLSDIVENYLKVLTEKEKNDKNQKLNPIVESLKGSFKMPKNMDYKKELKNRLEEKYL; this is encoded by the coding sequence ATGAATACAAAATTGACTTTAACGATAGAAAAAGAAATTATAGAGCGAGCAAAAAACTACGCAAAAGATAAAAATCGTAGTTTGTCAGATATCGTCGAGAACTATCTCAAAGTCCTTACAGAAAAAGAAAAAAATGATAAAAACCAAAAACTTAATCCAATTGTAGAGTCACTAAAAGGTTCTTTTAAAATGCCTAAAAATATGGATTACAAAAAGGAACTTAAAAATCGTCTAGAAGAAAAATACTTATAA
- a CDS encoding type II toxin-antitoxin system VapC family toxin, with the protein MDKVLVDTDVLMDFFFDRKPFAKYSTELINLCAEKQVQGFTTPVIISNVYYLLRKTAKHNIIVEKIKQLLTIIEIINLDKSAVINALNSDFKDFEDALQNFSAVENGEIKIILTRNLKDFKKSELAILTPETYLKGKASGYNV; encoded by the coding sequence ATGGACAAAGTTCTAGTCGACACAGACGTGTTAATGGATTTCTTTTTTGACAGAAAGCCTTTTGCTAAATATTCTACAGAATTGATAAATCTATGTGCGGAAAAACAAGTGCAAGGATTTACAACACCTGTAATAATCTCGAACGTTTATTACCTGCTTCGAAAAACTGCGAAACATAATATCATTGTAGAGAAAATAAAACAACTTTTAACTATTATTGAAATTATAAATTTAGACAAAAGTGCTGTTATCAACGCGCTAAATTCAGACTTTAAAGACTTCGAAGATGCTTTACAAAACTTTTCTGCAGTTGAGAACGGTGAGATAAAAATTATATTGACCCGAAATTTAAAAGATTTTAAAAAAAGCGAACTAGCAATATTAACACCTGAGACATATCTAAAAGGAAAAGCCAGTGGCTACAATGTATAA
- a CDS encoding energy transducer TonB, protein MIPKKNPALDYNHLRPLFLSIGLATSMLMVTAVFEWKTYESAELVELAAAMTDQYEDVLEIPPTNQPPPPPPKIIQPEIIAVADEIEIDDLEISLDIEIHESTAVEEREFSNVIEEPEEEMVDEIFVVVEQFPEPVGGMIAFYQYVQENMKYPGRAQKMRVEGKVFIQFIVFPDGSIQDIQAIKGIGSGCDEEALRVVKESPIEWIPGKQRGVPVKVKMVLPITFKLKG, encoded by the coding sequence ATGATACCTAAAAAAAATCCCGCCCTTGATTACAACCATCTGAGACCCCTGTTTCTGAGCATAGGTTTAGCTACTAGCATGTTAATGGTTACTGCCGTTTTTGAATGGAAAACTTATGAAAGTGCTGAACTGGTTGAGTTAGCTGCTGCCATGACCGACCAGTACGAAGATGTACTGGAAATACCGCCAACCAATCAGCCACCCCCTCCCCCTCCTAAAATTATTCAGCCCGAGATCATCGCTGTCGCTGATGAAATTGAAATAGATGATCTGGAAATTTCGCTGGATATAGAAATCCATGAATCTACCGCTGTTGAGGAGCGTGAATTCTCAAATGTGATAGAAGAGCCCGAAGAGGAAATGGTGGATGAGATATTTGTGGTAGTCGAGCAATTTCCTGAACCGGTAGGTGGTATGATTGCCTTCTATCAATACGTTCAAGAGAATATGAAGTACCCGGGCAGAGCCCAGAAAATGCGTGTTGAAGGGAAGGTGTTTATACAGTTTATTGTTTTTCCTGATGGCTCTATTCAAGATATTCAGGCAATTAAAGGAATTGGGTCCGGTTGCGATGAAGAAGCGTTGCGTGTAGTGAAAGAATCTCCTATTGAGTGGATTCCCGGTAAGCAACGTGGGGTTCCAGTTAAAGTAAAGATGGTGCTTCCCATCACGTTCAAACTAAAAGGTTAA
- a CDS encoding serine hydrolase domain-containing protein, which yields MQKRPHKRLLVKVFLLIVISGFTYLVYYIFQALPILTGFGAKHLCSCHFVAQRSDSSVLVNELARFPYRLAEYEVNDVDSSATASIFGTATRQAVYRPGAGCVLRVNDKSVAPIPQLAQITEQKINNYPIPEEKAVRRNVNYSQLSEAVGWAFSEPDAERLKNTKAVVVVYDDTLVAERYAPGFSAQTLMPGWSMTKSVINALVGITVQQSQLDINQPAPVPAWQEEDDPRKNITWDHLLRMNSGLKWDETYFGASDVTQMLYLSEDMASIAMHRPPKEEPGEEWYYSSGTTNILSFLLRQRYGDDAYYALPYQQLFQPLGMSSAVIEADLSGTFVGSSYMLATTRDWAKFGLLYYHDGIWRGQRILPEGWVKYTTRPVEDAPFRKYGAQFWLNAGERNRPDQREFPDVPTELFFAQGFDEQSIFILPKHKLVIVRLGITARGNFDKNYFLSELIKAFE from the coding sequence GTGCAAAAACGACCGCATAAGCGGCTTCTCGTCAAGGTTTTTCTGCTTATTGTAATCTCTGGATTTACCTACTTAGTTTATTACATTTTTCAGGCACTCCCTATTCTCACCGGATTTGGGGCGAAGCATTTGTGCTCCTGCCACTTTGTAGCTCAGCGTTCCGATAGTTCAGTACTGGTGAATGAACTGGCTCGCTTTCCGTATCGGTTGGCTGAGTATGAAGTAAACGACGTTGATTCTTCGGCTACTGCCTCCATCTTTGGTACAGCAACTCGGCAAGCAGTGTATCGGCCCGGAGCGGGCTGTGTTTTGCGGGTAAACGATAAAAGCGTAGCCCCAATTCCTCAACTGGCTCAAATTACTGAGCAAAAAATCAATAATTATCCGATTCCCGAAGAAAAGGCGGTTCGCCGAAACGTGAACTACAGCCAGTTGAGCGAAGCAGTAGGCTGGGCTTTTTCAGAACCGGATGCCGAGCGTCTGAAAAATACCAAAGCCGTGGTGGTGGTTTACGATGATACTTTAGTAGCCGAACGCTACGCCCCCGGTTTCTCCGCTCAAACACTCATGCCTGGTTGGTCTATGACGAAGAGCGTAATTAATGCGTTGGTAGGGATTACTGTCCAGCAATCTCAGCTAGATATCAATCAACCTGCCCCCGTTCCAGCTTGGCAGGAAGAAGACGATCCGAGAAAAAATATCACTTGGGATCATCTGTTACGGATGAACAGTGGATTAAAATGGGACGAGACCTACTTCGGAGCAAGCGACGTTACCCAAATGCTGTACCTATCGGAAGACATGGCGAGTATAGCCATGCATCGCCCCCCGAAAGAAGAACCCGGTGAGGAATGGTACTATTCCAGCGGCACTACCAATATTCTCTCATTCTTGCTCCGGCAACGCTACGGCGACGATGCCTACTACGCCTTGCCCTACCAGCAATTATTTCAGCCTTTGGGAATGTCCAGTGCAGTTATTGAAGCTGATTTATCTGGTACATTCGTTGGATCGTCGTACATGCTGGCTACTACCCGCGATTGGGCAAAGTTTGGGTTACTCTACTACCACGATGGGATTTGGCGAGGGCAGCGAATTCTGCCGGAAGGCTGGGTAAAGTATACCACTCGTCCGGTAGAGGATGCCCCTTTTCGTAAGTACGGTGCTCAATTTTGGCTAAATGCCGGAGAACGCAATCGCCCCGACCAGCGAGAATTTCCCGATGTACCTACCGAACTATTTTTCGCGCAGGGTTTTGATGAACAGAGTATTTTTATTTTGCCTAAGCATAAACTGGTAATCGTTCGGCTGGGTATCACCGCCCGGGGCAATTTTGATAAAAACTACTTCCTGAGTGAGCTTATAAAAGCGTTCGAGTGA